One genomic segment of Motacilla alba alba isolate MOTALB_02 chromosome 1A, Motacilla_alba_V1.0_pri, whole genome shotgun sequence includes these proteins:
- the IL22 gene encoding interleukin-22, producing MASLHTLSKSFPGWVFFCCCCCLPLLLTSSLPPKGASTAHHACRLRKINFQQPYIRNRTYTLAKTASASDKDTDNRLIGQQLFVNIRENNRCYMMKRVVELVVRDVLLTEVKNQYPYVEEVAQFLASLTSELSSCQFSGKRDPIEKNLEEMKNKMEQLGENGKTKAIGELDLLFDYMENACTDAPKKGGNKKKN from the exons ATGGCTTCCCTGCACACCTTGTCCAAGAGCTTCCCAGGAtgggttttcttctgctgctgttgctgtctcCCTCTTCTTCTCACCAGCTCTCTGCCTCCGAAAGGAGCTTCCACTGCCCATCATGCCTGCAGGCTCAGGAAGATCAACTTCCAGCAGCCCTACATCAGGAATCGCACCTACACCTTGGCTAAAACG gCCAGTGCCTCAGACAAGGACACGGACAACAGGTTGATTGGGCAGCAGCTCTTCGTTAACATCAGG GAAAACAACCGCTGCTACATGATGAAGAGGGTCGTGGAGCTCGTAGTAAGAGATGTTCTCCTCACTGAAGTCAAGAACCAGTACCCTTATGTTGAGGAGGTGGCACAGTTCTTGGCATCCCTGacctcagagctgagcagttGT CAATTCTCAGGAAAGAGAGACCCCATTGAAAAGAACCTGgaagaaatgaagaacaaaatggAACAG TtgggagaaaatggaaagactAAAGCCATTGGAGAGCTGGATTTACTGTTTGATTACATGGAAAATGCCTGTACTGATGCCCCAAAGAAGGGAgggaacaagaagaaaaattga